One stretch of Bacillota bacterium DNA includes these proteins:
- the prfB gene encoding peptide chain release factor 2 (programmed frameshift): MLAESGRKIEELRDSLDLPDKEKQIGELETQAGQPNFWSDQESAQKVVARLSRLREHVDRVHGLAKRHEDLAILAELGREEQDAAIEADLQKDAEALREAVNRAEVATLLSGKYAANDAIVSLHAGAGGTESQDWVEMLLRMYTRWAERHGYDVKIVDILPGEEAGIKSVTFVVSGDNAYGYLRAEKGVHRLVRISPFDSSGRRHTSFASLDAIPEIEDDGDIEIRPEDLKVDTFRSGGKGGQNVNKVETAVRITHLPSGFIVACQTERSQLSNKETALRMLRSKLVEAKEEQQAKELASIRGVQTEIAWGNQIRSYVFQPYTLVKDHRTAVEIGNVQAVMDGGIDPFIYAYLQKTTKAGSPA, translated from the exons ATGCTGGCCGAGAGCGGCCGGAAGATCGAAGAATTGAGGGATTCACTT GATCTCCCGGACAAAGAGAAACAGATAGGCGAGCTCGAGACCCAGGCCGGGCAGCCCAACTTCTGGAGCGATCAGGAATCGGCCCAGAAAGTGGTGGCCAGGCTCAGCCGCCTCCGGGAGCACGTGGACAGAGTCCACGGTCTGGCCAAGCGGCATGAGGACCTGGCGATCCTGGCCGAGCTGGGCCGGGAGGAGCAGGACGCGGCCATCGAGGCCGACCTGCAGAAGGACGCCGAGGCCCTCCGCGAGGCGGTCAATCGGGCCGAGGTGGCCACCCTGCTGAGTGGCAAGTACGCCGCCAACGACGCCATCGTCTCCCTCCACGCCGGGGCCGGCGGAACCGAGTCGCAGGACTGGGTGGAGATGCTCCTCCGGATGTACACCCGCTGGGCCGAGCGCCACGGGTACGACGTGAAGATCGTCGACATCCTCCCCGGCGAAGAGGCCGGGATCAAGAGCGTCACCTTCGTCGTCTCGGGCGACAACGCCTATGGCTACCTGCGGGCCGAGAAAGGCGTCCACCGCCTGGTGCGGATCTCGCCCTTCGACTCGTCCGGCCGGCGCCACACCTCCTTCGCCTCCCTCGACGCCATCCCGGAGATCGAGGACGACGGGGACATCGAGATCCGGCCCGAAGACCTGAAGGTCGACACCTTCCGCTCGGGCGGCAAGGGCGGGCAGAACGTCAACAAGGTCGAGACAGCCGTCCGCATCACCCATCTCCCGAGCGGGTTCATCGTCGCCTGCCAGACCGAGCGTTCACAGCTCTCCAACAAGGAGACCGCCCTCCGGATGCTCCGCTCCAAGCTCGTCGAGGCGAAGGAGGAGCAGCAGGCCAAGGAACTGGCCTCGATCCGCGGGGTGCAGACCGAGATCGCCTGGGGGAACCAGATCCGTTCCTACGTGTTCCAGCCCTACACGCTGGTCAAGGACCACCGGACGGCGGTCGAGATCGGCAACGTGCAGGCGGTCATGGATGGGGGGATCGACCCCTTCATCTACGCCTACCTTCAGAAGACGACCAAGGCTGGTTCACCGGCCTAG
- the csaB gene encoding polysaccharide pyruvyl transferase CsaB — protein MPKVVISGYYGFGNAGDEAMLTAIIGALRRHGDYEFVVLSGDPERSASEHGVRGVGRTDLPAIYRELRGAEALISGGGSLLQDVTSQFTVPYYLGLIYLAKALGRKVVVYGQGIGPLYSTGARWLTRTILNRCDLITVRDDASANELDRLGVKRPPIHVTADPVLSLARSGARDGQMILREAQAPADGPLIGLSPREWLGRADYKAVLAKAADHLAEQTGAKIVLIPMQHPEDWRVCRQIREQMRRPAAVLERHYGVEELLAVYSRLDLVIGMRLHALIFAALAGTPMVGLSYDPKVDAFLRTLGQEPVGTTEDLRLSEVISRLDRAWADRVASGEEIRERLRGLRERAEDSAVLTSRVIIGRASSGGVRDD, from the coding sequence GTGCCTAAAGTGGTGATCTCGGGGTACTACGGCTTCGGCAACGCCGGCGACGAGGCCATGCTGACGGCCATCATCGGGGCCCTTCGGCGGCACGGGGACTACGAGTTCGTGGTCCTTTCCGGCGACCCCGAAAGGTCCGCTTCCGAGCACGGCGTCCGCGGTGTCGGCCGGACCGACCTGCCAGCCATTTACCGCGAATTGAGGGGGGCCGAGGCCCTGATCAGCGGCGGCGGCAGCCTCTTGCAGGACGTCACCAGCCAGTTCACCGTGCCTTACTATCTGGGCCTGATCTACTTGGCCAAAGCCCTCGGCCGGAAGGTCGTCGTCTACGGGCAGGGGATCGGCCCTCTCTACTCGACCGGCGCCCGCTGGCTGACCCGGACCATCCTCAACCGGTGCGACCTGATTACCGTCCGTGACGACGCCTCCGCCAATGAGCTGGACCGCCTCGGGGTGAAAAGGCCGCCCATCCACGTCACCGCCGACCCCGTCCTGAGCTTGGCCCGGTCCGGCGCCAGGGACGGACAGATGATCCTGCGGGAGGCCCAGGCCCCGGCCGATGGGCCGCTGATCGGCCTGTCCCCCAGGGAGTGGCTGGGTCGCGCCGACTACAAGGCCGTCTTGGCCAAGGCCGCCGATCACCTGGCCGAGCAGACCGGGGCCAAGATCGTTCTCATCCCCATGCAGCACCCCGAGGATTGGCGGGTCTGCCGGCAGATCCGGGAGCAGATGCGTCGCCCGGCGGCGGTCCTCGAGCGGCATTACGGCGTGGAAGAGCTCCTGGCCGTCTACTCCCGCCTCGACCTCGTCATCGGGATGCGGCTTCACGCCTTGATCTTCGCCGCCCTGGCCGGGACGCCGATGGTCGGTCTGAGTTATGATCCCAAGGTTGATGCCTTCCTCCGGACGCTCGGGCAGGAGCCGGTGGGGACCACTGAGGACCTGCGACTGAGTGAGGTCATCAGCCGTCTGGATCGCGCCTGGGCCGACCGGGTGGCGTCCGGCGAGGAGATCCGTGAACGCTTGCGGGGACTCCGCGAACGGGCCGAGGACAGCGCGGTGTTGACCTCCCGGGTGATCATCGGACGCGCGTCGTCCGGAGGTGTCCGAGATGACTGA
- a CDS encoding DUF5693 family protein, which yields MTSTSKTWRNLRLAASALIVLGLLAAGYQLAERMAVERQNRTVELIMDYDEIQNLARTEGYAIEPLLVDLRASGLGTIAIPEDTIERLRNDGRLGYWPGGQLAAMALTEGQADPVLSEMAAQGRLRGEYTYVLSSDPATIDRVATELRRRVAPDVTTSIDLGAGRTMLEVRRQVAAAEVIGLGPRSEEYKYLASLGFRTAPRLANYPGATSQDIERELAALAKDGRAGTVIFAGKEVLGYPNNLEATARGLTANRLTLGLIETPVQLSLVPQAGLSDLTKLVSYRAARVYAISRKELDKITPAEMQDRWVRSAKERNIRVMYLRPFLKTPGDLRKINLDHVRLTKEGLVQSDYRVGPAAGLAEIHVPRWVAALIVTGVAAGGWLLLLDIVALRARTGLALLLLAVLGALFADLVFPGARGGGLGIQAMALASALIFPTVGTAYPLKRWSRYRGNLPLTTTLGVATLSLLTATAISLAGAVFIGALLGDIRYLLEFEYFRGVKLVHIVPMFLLSLIYLAYHGAGATQPPRRRRPDVSGPPRDVIVEAAHFLRTQVRAKHVVILLLAAVAGYIYIGRTGNTSGLAVSSFELNLRSGLERLLVARPRTKEFLIGHPAMILAAWAALRGYRPLVYLLILAGSIGQVSAVNSFEHLRTPFALSLFRGMNGLVLGYAIGVVALFVIDPLAGWLRDRLGGGRGA from the coding sequence TTGACGTCTACCTCGAAAACCTGGCGGAACCTACGTCTGGCGGCCTCGGCCCTGATCGTCCTCGGCCTTCTGGCCGCCGGCTACCAGTTGGCCGAAAGGATGGCCGTCGAACGTCAGAACCGCACGGTCGAGTTGATCATGGACTACGACGAGATCCAGAACCTCGCCCGCACCGAGGGTTACGCGATCGAGCCGCTCCTCGTCGACCTTAGGGCGAGCGGCCTCGGGACCATCGCCATCCCCGAGGACACCATCGAGCGACTGCGCAACGATGGACGGTTGGGCTACTGGCCCGGCGGCCAGTTGGCGGCGATGGCTCTGACCGAAGGGCAGGCTGACCCGGTCCTCTCGGAGATGGCCGCGCAAGGGCGATTGCGCGGGGAATACACCTACGTCCTTTCCTCGGACCCGGCGACCATCGACCGCGTGGCGACCGAGTTGCGCCGTCGCGTCGCTCCCGACGTAACTACCTCAATCGACCTGGGAGCTGGTCGGACCATGCTCGAAGTGCGCCGGCAAGTGGCGGCGGCGGAAGTGATCGGCCTCGGCCCCCGGTCGGAGGAGTACAAGTACCTTGCTTCCCTCGGCTTCCGGACCGCCCCCCGCCTGGCCAACTACCCCGGGGCCACTTCTCAGGACATCGAGCGTGAGCTGGCCGCCCTGGCCAAGGACGGCCGAGCCGGCACGGTCATTTTCGCCGGGAAAGAGGTCCTGGGTTACCCGAACAATCTCGAGGCCACCGCCCGCGGGCTGACCGCGAACCGCCTGACCCTCGGCCTCATCGAGACCCCGGTCCAGCTGTCCCTGGTCCCGCAGGCCGGCCTGTCCGACCTGACCAAACTGGTGAGCTACCGCGCTGCCCGCGTCTACGCCATCTCCCGCAAGGAACTGGACAAGATCACCCCCGCCGAGATGCAGGACCGGTGGGTCCGTTCGGCCAAAGAGCGGAACATCCGGGTGATGTACCTGCGGCCGTTCCTCAAGACCCCCGGGGACCTTCGGAAGATCAACCTCGATCACGTCCGGCTGACCAAAGAGGGTCTGGTCCAGAGCGACTATCGCGTCGGGCCGGCCGCCGGATTGGCCGAAATCCACGTCCCGCGGTGGGTTGCGGCCCTCATCGTCACCGGCGTCGCCGCCGGCGGTTGGCTGCTCCTCCTCGACATCGTCGCCCTGCGGGCCCGGACCGGCCTGGCTCTCTTGCTCCTGGCCGTGCTCGGCGCCCTCTTTGCCGACCTCGTCTTCCCCGGGGCCCGCGGCGGCGGGCTCGGGATCCAGGCCATGGCCCTGGCCAGTGCGCTCATCTTCCCGACCGTCGGGACGGCCTACCCGTTGAAGCGCTGGTCGCGCTATCGTGGTAACCTCCCCCTGACCACGACGCTCGGCGTGGCCACCCTGTCGCTGCTCACGGCCACGGCCATTTCTCTGGCCGGCGCCGTCTTCATCGGGGCCCTCCTCGGCGATATCCGCTACCTCCTCGAATTCGAGTACTTTCGCGGGGTGAAGTTGGTCCATATCGTCCCGATGTTCCTCCTGTCCCTGATCTATCTGGCTTACCACGGCGCCGGGGCGACCCAGCCACCGAGGCGGCGCCGCCCCGACGTTTCCGGCCCGCCGCGCGACGTCATCGTCGAGGCGGCTCATTTCCTTCGGACCCAGGTCCGGGCCAAGCACGTCGTCATCCTTCTCCTGGCGGCGGTGGCCGGCTACATCTACATCGGTCGGACCGGCAACACCTCCGGCCTCGCCGTCAGCTCGTTCGAGCTGAACCTCCGCTCCGGGCTGGAACGCCTTCTGGTGGCCAGGCCGCGGACGAAGGAGTTCCTCATCGGCCACCCGGCCATGATCCTGGCCGCCTGGGCCGCCCTTCGCGGCTACCGTCCCTTGGTTTACCTTCTCATCCTGGCCGGGAGCATCGGCCAGGTGTCGGCGGTGAACTCCTTCGAGCACCTGCGGACGCCCTTCGCCCTGTCCCTCTTCCGTGGAATGAACGGTCTCGTCCTTGGGTACGCCATTGGTGTGGTCGCCCTCTTTGTCATCGACCCCCTGGCCGGCTGGCTCCGAGACCGACTCGGAGGTGGCCGTGGTGCCTAA
- a CDS encoding WecB/TagA/CpsF family glycosyltransferase, producing MTEGRDKARDRVDILGVFIDRVDLDGAAALVRGMVEEHRAARDVAGCDAAGREPGGRMIVTPNAEVIYSARQDPALAHILNRADLAVADGSGVVLASRILGRPLPERVAGYDLLLKLFTTGAEAGWRVFLFGTYPETVAEAARRLPGDYPGLIVAGFHDGYFGPADEAGIIEQIRGSRADLLVTALGAPKQERWLAAHLGETGVGVGIGVGGSLDVLAGRARRAPPTFRRLHVEWLYRLVREPKRARRILGSLPRFAWAVLAERGRPRSPARP from the coding sequence ATGACTGAGGGGCGGGACAAGGCCCGCGACCGGGTGGATATCCTCGGCGTCTTCATCGACCGGGTCGACCTCGATGGGGCGGCCGCCCTGGTCCGCGGGATGGTCGAGGAACACCGGGCGGCCCGTGACGTGGCCGGGTGCGACGCCGCCGGGCGCGAACCCGGGGGCCGGATGATCGTCACCCCGAACGCCGAGGTCATCTATTCCGCTCGGCAAGATCCAGCCCTGGCCCATATCCTGAACCGGGCCGACCTGGCCGTGGCCGACGGTTCAGGGGTCGTCCTGGCCTCGCGGATCCTGGGTCGGCCGCTGCCCGAGCGGGTGGCCGGTTATGACTTGTTGCTAAAGCTGTTCACGACCGGCGCCGAGGCCGGCTGGCGGGTCTTCCTCTTCGGTACCTATCCGGAGACCGTCGCCGAAGCGGCCCGCCGCCTACCCGGCGACTATCCCGGCCTGATCGTGGCCGGCTTTCACGACGGATACTTCGGGCCGGCCGACGAAGCCGGGATCATCGAGCAGATCAGGGGCAGCCGGGCCGACCTGCTGGTGACCGCCCTGGGCGCGCCGAAGCAAGAACGATGGTTGGCCGCCCACCTGGGCGAGACCGGGGTGGGGGTGGGGATCGGCGTCGGCGGGTCCCTTGACGTCCTGGCCGGGAGGGCTCGCCGGGCGCCCCCGACCTTCCGACGGCTTCACGTCGAGTGGCTCTATCGCTTGGTCCGCGAACCCAAGCGGGCCCGTCGAATTCTCGGCTCCCTGCCGCGCTTCGCCTGGGCCGTGCTGGCCGAACGCGGCCGGCCGCGATCGCCCGCGCGCCCCTGA
- a CDS encoding DUF5693 family protein, whose amino-acid sequence MPSNWLSKRFSAILLAVAVAASIIASGVAVYRRQAAVSWSPSVDLAVDYDEVLRSANALNFDPVGLLKELRAAGLTSLIIHERTLQEVKDYGEAGVLDGSELANQALVGRGDGLYEALKASGLHDPWSTYVITPQPGLAESVQAAVARRLGQARTGWFQFGEARVVIIKGVTREEGPSDPRTGRATVSLTTLAGYWPTDFAAARVAGLRVIPVLANDGRPGPVGIERIITQIETAVSGRPATVVLFNEDEALGYPGGLAATTARLKNLGWAVGVVRGQRPAGLGEIVHAMDYRAVKAAAVTPDARPEDNLLAAKDRAYRLLIISPFMYPSADAPTMRRLAADFTASLRDGLARSGLSPGAAAPIHPFALPRGPAFLIGWGVLAAAWAVFEELIHGAARLRWPWLIASGLAAGAATYAGLPALWLELLALVAAVVYSAWGVLILLRAILERRFRPGFGSALGQATTITALSIAGGTVVTALLASPAYILELSLFRGVKFAFVLPLLLVALAFLAETAGEGRAIQRAVEAVEHPLSFGDALWLGLAGLFGLVYLGRSGNFPALPVTRAESRLRVLLDRLLEARPRTKEFLIGQPATVLLGFRPWANQAVILALSLLAVVGQVSVVNSFAHLHTPYPLSLIRSLNGLILGLITGLVLAAAVGLFVGPRGTGVRGGSEPS is encoded by the coding sequence ATGCCCTCTAACTGGCTTTCCAAACGCTTCTCCGCCATCCTGCTGGCCGTCGCCGTGGCTGCGTCGATAATCGCCTCAGGGGTTGCCGTCTACCGGCGCCAGGCGGCTGTTTCTTGGTCCCCCTCGGTCGACCTGGCCGTCGACTACGACGAGGTCCTGCGCTCGGCCAACGCCCTCAACTTCGACCCGGTCGGCCTGCTCAAGGAACTGCGGGCGGCCGGGTTGACGTCGCTCATCATCCACGAGCGGACCCTTCAGGAGGTCAAGGACTATGGCGAAGCCGGGGTCCTGGACGGCTCGGAGCTGGCCAACCAGGCCTTGGTCGGCCGAGGCGACGGCCTCTACGAAGCCCTCAAGGCGAGCGGCCTCCATGACCCGTGGTCGACCTACGTCATCACCCCCCAGCCGGGCCTGGCCGAGAGCGTGCAGGCCGCCGTGGCCCGGCGTCTCGGGCAGGCGCGAACCGGCTGGTTCCAGTTCGGCGAGGCCCGCGTGGTCATCATCAAGGGGGTCACCCGTGAGGAGGGTCCCTCCGACCCGAGGACCGGGCGGGCCACGGTGAGCCTGACCACCCTCGCCGGCTACTGGCCGACCGACTTCGCTGCGGCCCGGGTCGCCGGCTTGAGGGTCATCCCCGTCCTGGCCAACGACGGGCGTCCCGGGCCGGTCGGCATCGAGCGGATCATCACCCAGATCGAGACAGCGGTCAGCGGGCGGCCGGCGACCGTCGTCCTGTTCAATGAAGATGAAGCCCTGGGCTATCCCGGTGGGCTGGCGGCCACCACCGCCCGCCTGAAGAACCTGGGCTGGGCCGTCGGCGTGGTCCGCGGTCAGCGGCCGGCGGGCCTGGGCGAAATCGTCCACGCGATGGATTACCGCGCCGTCAAGGCGGCCGCCGTCACCCCCGACGCCCGTCCCGAGGACAACCTCCTGGCCGCCAAGGACCGTGCCTACCGCCTCCTGATCATTTCGCCCTTCATGTACCCGAGCGCCGACGCGCCGACCATGCGCCGTCTGGCCGCCGACTTCACCGCCTCCCTCCGCGACGGGCTCGCCCGCTCGGGCCTCAGCCCCGGGGCGGCCGCCCCCATCCATCCCTTTGCCCTGCCCCGCGGTCCGGCCTTCCTGATCGGCTGGGGCGTCCTCGCGGCGGCCTGGGCCGTCTTCGAGGAGCTGATCCATGGGGCTGCTCGCCTCCGGTGGCCGTGGCTGATCGCGAGCGGGCTGGCGGCCGGGGCGGCGACCTACGCCGGACTGCCGGCCCTGTGGCTCGAACTCCTGGCCCTGGTGGCGGCCGTAGTCTACTCGGCCTGGGGCGTCCTGATCTTGCTCCGGGCCATCCTTGAACGGCGGTTCCGACCCGGCTTCGGCAGCGCCCTGGGCCAAGCGACGACGATCACCGCCCTGTCGATCGCCGGCGGGACGGTCGTCACCGCCCTCCTGGCTTCCCCGGCCTACATTCTCGAACTGTCCCTCTTCCGCGGGGTGAAGTTCGCCTTCGTCCTTCCTCTCCTCTTGGTGGCCCTGGCCTTCTTGGCCGAGACGGCCGGCGAAGGGCGAGCCATCCAACGGGCCGTCGAGGCCGTCGAGCACCCGCTGTCCTTCGGCGATGCCCTCTGGCTGGGTCTGGCCGGCCTGTTCGGCCTGGTCTACTTGGGGCGGAGCGGCAACTTCCCAGCCCTGCCGGTGACCCGGGCCGAGAGCCGCCTGCGGGTCCTGCTCGACCGGCTCCTCGAGGCCCGGCCGCGGACCAAGGAGTTCCTAATCGGCCAGCCGGCCACCGTCCTCCTGGGCTTCCGACCGTGGGCCAACCAGGCCGTCATCCTCGCCCTTTCCCTCCTGGCCGTGGTCGGCCAGGTCTCGGTGGTCAACTCCTTCGCCCATCTGCACACCCCGTATCCCTTGTCCCTCATCCGCAGTTTGAATGGATTGATCCTGGGCCTCATCACCGGGCTGGTCCTGGCCGCGGCGGTCGGCCTGTTCGTCGGACCCCGGGGGACCGGGGTCCGCGGAGGGAGTGAGCCCTCTTGA
- a CDS encoding DUF2993 domain-containing protein, which produces MRRIIVLTVVFFLALALVTELVLPSVIARGVAGGLRSALGPGDFKVQLKAYPSLKMLTGRFDQITIESTNVQSAGLVIDQLTATISQVQVNLRDFLAKKITVNRGSSVDVKLTISEKNLKQYVMADVKGVKDPRLVIEPGKVVAGGYLTFGGKDYFVVSEGRFVVKDGGKIGLELFKLAIDDQELPAGLISKVMQLIGGPDLFIDMYKFPIPLEAKEVQMNQGNLVIVARGIGR; this is translated from the coding sequence ATGAGAAGGATCATTGTCCTCACGGTGGTCTTCTTTCTCGCCCTGGCCCTCGTGACCGAATTGGTCCTGCCCTCGGTCATCGCCCGGGGGGTGGCCGGCGGGCTGCGCTCGGCCCTCGGTCCGGGTGACTTCAAGGTACAGCTCAAGGCCTACCCGTCCCTGAAGATGCTGACCGGAAGGTTCGACCAGATCACCATCGAGAGCACCAACGTCCAATCGGCCGGACTGGTCATCGACCAGCTGACGGCGACCATTTCCCAGGTCCAGGTGAACCTGCGCGACTTCCTGGCCAAGAAGATCACCGTCAATCGCGGTTCCAGCGTGGATGTGAAGCTGACGATCAGCGAGAAGAACCTCAAGCAGTACGTGATGGCCGACGTCAAGGGGGTCAAGGACCCGCGTCTGGTGATCGAACCCGGCAAGGTGGTCGCCGGCGGCTATCTGACCTTTGGCGGCAAGGACTACTTCGTCGTCAGCGAGGGCCGCTTCGTCGTCAAGGACGGGGGCAAGATCGGGCTCGAGTTGTTCAAGCTCGCCATCGACGACCAGGAACTCCCGGCCGGCCTGATCAGCAAGGTGATGCAGCTCATCGGCGGCCCGGACCTGTTCATCGACATGTACAAGTTCCCCATCCCGCTCGAGGCCAAAGAGGTCCAGATGAACCAGGGCAACCTGGTCATCGTCGCCCGCGGCATCGGTCGCTAG
- a CDS encoding transketolase family protein, with protein sequence MKALVTLDSQAKKTATRDAYGEVLSELGRENPDVVVLDADLSKSTKTAVFGKAFPGRFFNMGIAEADLMATAAGLATVGKIPFASTFAVFATGRAFDQVRNSICYPRLNVKIGASHAGLTVGEDGGSHQSVEDIALMRVLPNMTVIVPADAAETKAAVRAAAALDGPVYLRFGRVGVPALFGPDYQFRVGEAAVIREGRDVTIFACGVMVAEALKAAAGLAGEGLEAEVVNVSTIKPFDVRTAVESVRKTGAAVSAEEHSIIGGLGGAVAECLAENLPAPLVRVGLKDTFGESGTPDELLAAYGLTAPDIVKAAREAVARKAR encoded by the coding sequence GTGAAGGCCCTCGTCACTCTCGATTCCCAGGCCAAGAAGACGGCAACCCGCGATGCCTACGGGGAGGTCCTGTCCGAGCTCGGGCGGGAGAACCCCGACGTGGTCGTCCTGGACGCCGACCTCTCCAAGTCCACTAAGACGGCCGTCTTCGGCAAGGCCTTCCCGGGTCGCTTTTTCAACATGGGCATCGCCGAGGCCGACCTGATGGCCACGGCGGCCGGCCTGGCGACGGTGGGCAAGATCCCCTTCGCCAGCACCTTCGCCGTCTTCGCCACGGGGCGGGCCTTCGACCAAGTCCGCAACTCCATCTGCTACCCGCGGCTGAACGTCAAGATCGGGGCCAGCCACGCCGGCCTCACCGTCGGCGAGGACGGGGGTTCCCACCAGTCGGTCGAGGACATCGCCCTGATGCGCGTCCTGCCGAACATGACCGTCATCGTCCCGGCCGACGCCGCCGAGACGAAGGCCGCCGTCCGCGCGGCCGCGGCCCTCGATGGCCCGGTCTATCTGCGCTTCGGCCGGGTCGGGGTGCCCGCCCTCTTCGGCCCGGACTACCAGTTCCGGGTCGGCGAGGCGGCCGTCATCCGGGAGGGCCGCGACGTAACCATCTTCGCCTGCGGGGTGATGGTCGCCGAGGCCCTCAAAGCCGCCGCCGGCCTGGCCGGCGAAGGCCTCGAAGCCGAAGTGGTAAACGTCAGCACGATCAAGCCCTTCGATGTCCGGACGGCCGTCGAATCGGTCAGGAAGACGGGGGCGGCCGTTTCCGCCGAAGAGCACTCGATCATCGGCGGGCTCGGCGGGGCGGTGGCCGAATGCCTGGCCGAGAACCTGCCCGCCCCGCTGGTGCGGGTCGGCCTGAAAGACACCTTCGGCGAGTCCGGCACGCCCGATGAACTGCTGGCGGCCTATGGCCTGACCGCTCCCGACATCGTCAAGGCGGCCAGGGAGGCCGTCGCCCGCAAGGCGCGGTAG
- a CDS encoding Hsp20/alpha crystallin family protein, with amino-acid sequence MPNVTRWEPFRDLASFRDDINRLWTETLSRWPEGGWRGGWNPAIDMHETDADVVITAEVPGVTRDQIELSVTTDSVTIAGQTEGARQEADKERHYHRQERYFGQFSRTVQLPTLIDPARAMATFHDGLLTITLPKSEEHRPKKIPIQPR; translated from the coding sequence ATGCCCAACGTCACCCGCTGGGAACCCTTCCGCGACCTGGCCAGCTTCCGCGACGATATCAACCGGCTCTGGACCGAGACCCTCAGCCGGTGGCCGGAAGGTGGCTGGCGAGGGGGCTGGAACCCGGCCATCGACATGCACGAGACCGATGCGGACGTGGTGATCACGGCCGAAGTTCCGGGGGTCACCCGCGACCAGATCGAACTGTCGGTGACCACCGACAGCGTGACCATCGCCGGCCAGACCGAAGGCGCCCGGCAGGAAGCCGACAAGGAACGCCACTATCACCGGCAGGAGCGCTACTTCGGCCAGTTCTCACGGACGGTCCAGCTGCCGACATTGATCGACCCGGCCCGGGCGATGGCCACCTTCCACGACGGCCTGCTGACCATCACCCTGCCCAAGTCCGAGGAACACCGGCCGAAGAAGATCCCCATTCAGCCCCGGTGA